CGGTCGAGCCGGAACCCGAGTCAGAACCCGGACCGGTCGTAGAACCAGACACCGTGCAGATGCCGGCTCCGCAACCCGTTCCGGAGTCGCCGGCCATGGAACCGACGTTCGTCCGCAAGCCCCTGCTGGCCGTGAAGAGCAACCTGCTCTTCGACCTGGCCTCGGCGCTCAACGTCGAGCTCGAAGTCCCGATGGGCAAACGCTGGTCCGTTGCCGGGGAGTGGATGTTCCCGTGGTGGCGGAGCAACAAGTCGGACCTGACGATGCAGCTTCTGGCAGGACATGGCGAAATAAGATATTGGCTGGGCGATCGCGCCAAACGAGATGTCATGACGGGCTGGCACCTCGGCTTGTACGGCGGCGGCGGAAAATTCGACTTTCAGGTCTTCAACGACGACGGTTCCCAGGGCGACTTCTTCGATGCCGGGCTGAGCTTGGGCTATGCGCACCGCATCGGACGCAGCCGCAGCCTGCGTATGGAATACACGTTGGGAGTCGGTTACCTGCGTTCGAACTATGAGGCCTACGACCGTGTGCGCGACACGAAGTACGGCGACATCAAGGTCGTCCGTTACCCGTGGGAGACCCGTCGGCTGAACTGGATCGGTCCTACGAGGGCGCGGATTTCGCTGGTATGGCTGTTGCATTACAGAAAAAAGGAGGTTGCAAAATGAAAAACATACTGATTATATCGGCTCTTGCAGGCGTTCTGGCGCTCTCCTCCTGCTGGCGCGACGACCTTTATTATGCCACCGTCGACCGCGCCACCGTCCGTATCGAGGCCGACTGGACTCCGGCGCGGCTGACGCCCAACGGCGTTTCGGCATTCGTGTTCGACCGCAACGGCGCGGCTTTCGACGTGGTCCGGAGCAACGACTCCCGGAAAGCGGACCTCTCACTGCCCGAAGGCTTCTATAGTGTTGTCGTGCTGAACAATACGCTGGATGAATACAGGAATATCGAAAGCGCGGGAACCGACCGGCTGGAGACCTTCGCCCTGATGGGCAGGGCGGTGTCCCCCAACTTCACGTCGCTCGGCGGCGGCACCCGAGCGGAATCCTTCATCGGGGAGCCCGACACGGTGGCCGGAAGCGTAGTCCGAAATATCGAGGTGACCCGCAAGATGATCGAATATTTCCGGACCAAACCCCACGGCATGGAACCCGCCCCGGCGGCAGTCTATCAGACTGCTCCGACCCGCATCATCTCGGTGGCCGACATCAGGGTGCATGTCAAGGGGCTCAAATATGCCGCGGGGGCGCCCCGCACCCACCTGAAGAATCTTTCGGGCGGCTATTACCTCGATTCGGACAAGCCGCATTCGCTGCAGGTCTGCCACGAGTTCGTGCTGAACAACCGCTGCTTCGATGCGAAAGACCCGCGCAACGGCACCATCACCAGACAGCTGGCGACGTTCGGCCTGCACGATGAGACGGGCGTGCGCTACCTGATGGAGATGGAGTTCGTGCTGCTCAATGGCGAAAAACATCCCGTCTCGCTCGATGTCACCGATGCCATCCGCGTGACGCAGGGCGCGACGCACAAGATCATCCATATCGAGGTGGAGATCGAACTTCCCGAGGTGATCGGCAACGGCGACGGCGCCTTCGACCCCGACCTGGAGGAATGGGAGGACATCGATGTCGACATCCCGATGTAACCGACGAAACATGATTTTACAAACACCATAAAAAAAAGAAAAAAATGAAAAGATCTGTTCTCATCGCTCTGGCGGCCTTCGCACTGGCCGGCTGCGCAAAGGAAAGCGTGGTCGACTCCGCCCTGACCAATGCCGGCAACGCTATCGGCTTCAACACCTATTCGAACATCACCCGCGGCAATCCGTTCGACAACAACCCCGAG
This Alistipes onderdonkii DNA region includes the following protein-coding sequences:
- a CDS encoding DUF3575 domain-containing protein; translation: MELRRKIFLLMLACVCCLNDSHAQHAVSDLSLRRDTSVIIRLYFRFDRSLLEKKYLTNEESLAKLDTMLNRPEVRDNLDSIVIIASASPEGMLERNIKLAEERARATRTYVYWKHPDIVRERVQICSIGEDWAGLAQRIADDDRCPHRARVLEIINSDVDSATKEWRLKQVGDGAAWRHIVNNHLRYLRAGATCIIVFQSVPHAPEPTVEPEPESEPGPVVEPDTVQMPAPQPVPESPAMEPTFVRKPLLAVKSNLLFDLASALNVELEVPMGKRWSVAGEWMFPWWRSNKSDLTMQLLAGHGEIRYWLGDRAKRDVMTGWHLGLYGGGGKFDFQVFNDDGSQGDFFDAGLSLGYAHRIGRSRSLRMEYTLGVGYLRSNYEAYDRVRDTKYGDIKVVRYPWETRRLNWIGPTRARISLVWLLHYRKKEVAK
- a CDS encoding DUF5119 domain-containing protein; the encoded protein is MKNILIISALAGVLALSSCWRDDLYYATVDRATVRIEADWTPARLTPNGVSAFVFDRNGAAFDVVRSNDSRKADLSLPEGFYSVVVLNNTLDEYRNIESAGTDRLETFALMGRAVSPNFTSLGGGTRAESFIGEPDTVAGSVVRNIEVTRKMIEYFRTKPHGMEPAPAAVYQTAPTRIISVADIRVHVKGLKYAAGAPRTHLKNLSGGYYLDSDKPHSLQVCHEFVLNNRCFDAKDPRNGTITRQLATFGLHDETGVRYLMEMEFVLLNGEKHPVSLDVTDAIRVTQGATHKIIHIEVEIELPEVIGNGDGAFDPDLEEWEDIDVDIPM